The window ACAAACAAATAAGAACTCTTGGTACtgctattaaaaatacaaagtTGAGAGAGAAATTTTGCAATAGCGttctataatataaattccattttgattttcaaACTAACAAAaagttttgttttaaagttaccattaataaagaaaaaataaatacgCTGTCGATTTATCGTACACAAGTAATTGattttaacaataaaaatttaagtatGATGCTggttttaaataaaatgaaaggTTATGAATAAATACTTCTAATACAGAATTAGATGCAAAACATAAGaatgaaatattaagtATCAACACATATAATGataatacaataaaaaataaaggaaaTAACATAGTATACgtaaaaaaagaggaaTTCAATAATAGTGCACTTAAaccgaaaaaataaatcatagattttatttctttccctatgatataaatcataaaattacTGGACAGAATAgtacttttaaaattcttaaaaacGAAGGTTTacttaaaaacataaaaaaaatgaagaattGAATAGTCAAGTTAAGCAGCCCAAGGAGcttgatattttaaaaataattaaaacagccgatattaataataatgatAAAACTAATAACTTCAATGATTTGAATAATGAAATGTTTGAACAAAGATTAGTCAGATAAATAATCCTGTTgcaataaagaaaaatatatttaataatttaaaagcaTCATTACGAAATGgccataaaatttttaataaaaacaatatcaACAACAATGAAatcaataaagaaaaatctGATCAAAGCATCAAGGAAgatgataatttaaataaatttattatgaatACCAAATCGAAAGattaaagaattaaatCTAAGAATCTACCATCATCGAATAAGAAATCTGATGATGATGATAATAACACTCCTTTTTGTAGTTTGATTCGTTATGTTCTTTATGTTGTCACGTTTTTGGGAATTGGTATCTTAACAGGTTTTCACTGGGAcgatattattaataaatattaattatctAGAGCTAATTATTAATGTTGCAAATTATTGAtaaatcaaataataatcatgttttttttaaaatgatttatcAAGTCAAAACCATTAATTAAGCTATTAAatacatataatttaaaatcctatcaaatttattaatgaatttataattattacaTTCAAGAGGTACAATGATTTTCTGATGTTATGAAACACAAGTCTGATGTTAATGTCGAGTACAGATCTTATATGAtccaaaaattatatgatgATAAGAAAGTCTCCTTcgtaatttattatatttcaaattatatttaaaagggggatataatattctatacctaaaaaatttaaaaagaaatcatGACTATAAGATTATGAAGAAAGAACAAACATTATTCTTATGAGATCTATCCTtcgatttttatatctagCAGTTCTATCGAATTGaccattttaaaaataaaaagcaTTAAAAGCAGCATTTCTATAGATATTAAACTTGTAATTATTACTTGTCTTGacttaaattaattaaggtcataatattttatatggtATAGTTGATTGTATCAAAAACGCACCTATCATggttatattaataatatagaaTTCGTTAAAATAGccaataagaaaaaaatgcaaaaatttCGAAgaccaaaaaaatatttaaaatctcTGTTAACATTAGGAAAACTGAAACTGTAGCATAAATGTCAATTCTGGCTGCTCGGTGTTTCTAAATAGAGTTAATTGTTTTCCGTTCATTTTATATTCGTAGAAGGGATGAAAGCTTGCCCTATTATGTTTTCAATTTAATTAGTGTCAAATGTATCATTTGTTGAATGATGCTAGACTTTTATGTagcttttttatattttgacaTTACAAACTAGAACCCatactttttgttttcttccTTTGTTTGTTGATGAAGATGCAATTGACTACGTCAATGGCTGGCCGCATTGATGCATGACAGCCGGAAAGTTCGAGAGCCTTGTTTTCTTACAGATACAGTAGGAATGTTGTGcgacagaaaaaaaaattaataataaatttttacaaagacaaaataaaactataacAAACATAATcttaaaaatctaaaaaattttttggtttttcGATTTAGTTTCCTTtacttaaaataaaatgaaataggATAAAAAGTCTAATAATTTCACATTCATAGACtgattatagaaaaaattgtattcttttatatgtttttgtaccatataaaatttttaaaggaaaatcaaagatttataatattaataatgaaTTCTAAATAGTAAATACACCAAACGCAGAATATAAACTACTCTTAATTTCTTTGTAAATGTCAAGTATTGGACAATGTTTTGAGTACCTTATCTATCTTCAATAGTCATTtacttatttttgattcttGGAAACTTCAAAACACAAAAAgctctttatttttttctcgGATATATCCATTTCAACGACTATCATTCATTTATACTAAGATTTTAATAGATTTGGATTTAATTTggtttatttaaatatattttaaagctATTTTTGAACATTACTACTTAAATTATggtttaatatataaacaacTTATGGTAGCATGTATTGAGTATGATATTAGCATAAATGTATAGTAAAAATCCTGTTAGTAAAAAGCTTTGATacgaataaaaattatatttatatattcgCATATGTATATCGCAaccaaatttttttatgttctaCCGTATCTTCGCActttaaatacattttattgtttatttttacaatctTTGTTCTTATTATTTCCATCTCTTCTATGTATAACATTTATATCTGATGAAgtttcataaatttaaactaTATAACCTTCGAATCTAGATTAGATTTTGTTTTGcaaatttttctaattttagtAATCAAATTAGTTTTTGTATTTCCTTCTACATCATCATCATCAATCGTAAAGTtttcatttcttttaaCTTGATCGAGGTACTCTCTAAAGTTTATTAATGCTTATATAAATCTAATTTTGCacttatttaaaaattttatatgttttatttcagcatatattaaatcttAAATGACATCTCAAAATTCTTAATGAGATATCTCATTATGTGGTTGAGAAGAtggttttttttgcaaataaATAGGAATGCTAGATTTTCGCCCAGGATATTACGAAAATCTTTTGACGAAACAAAAGAGatattatttaagaaatactTTAGGCCATGTACAACAAAGACTATACCTTTACGAACGCAAAATGGTTTGAGGTTTGTTCaacaaattctttttaaaacttaTGATCTAAATTAATTTCAAGCCGCAATGACTTTATTCAAGAATATAAGcaatatttgaaatttaaaaaaaaatattttataaatttaaggtAACTTAgggagaaaaaaaattaatactaACATTGAAGAACTAATTGGTACCGTTTACTGCATTTATCcaacataaaaaatgtattttttgacACCTATTAGATAAGAAGATGTGCCTTTTACATTTTACATGAGAGGTAAAAGCTATGGctcgaaaaaaaataacatagcCATAAGTGACAATGGaaacatgtttttttaattaaatttcgaTCTGTACCTAAAAACAGGAATTCACATTGTAAAGAATTGACGCCGAATTAAAAGCCTTGGTTGTTTGAGTCTAAAAcaagatttatttatagacATAACGATATGGTACAATGCACACATAAGTTGATacatttttctaaaaagtTGTAAAGCAAAATATCAAGAGATAGTTCATGAGGATGTGTTTATACAATCGTTTATGCTTAATGATGCCAATGCAAAGaatataagtaaaaaatagtCACTACTTTGAtatgtttaaaaagaataaaaaaatgattaatatttttatctaagTTCTGATTACGTTTTTCAggatatagaaaaaatgagAATAAACTAAGAATCTCGTTTTAACAAGAGGTCTTgagattatttttgtatatgcttttcttttaatttgtaGAGTTACAAAACATCGCGTCAGGTACAAAAAGCACTTGGCATTTCCTAAAACACTAGTTCTTGAATTAAAATCGAATAAACCATGACAACTCCAGATTAATGTTTAGATttgaaaaaagaagaatcGACTGTAATAAACTTGCTGAGAAAAATACTCCaaatatattacaaaaccaaatttttaagacaATTTTGATAgttcataaattttaaaatctattgttttttttttaagtattattttcattttttttaaaaatttcgtAAATAATGTACTTTGAtttcataatattaaaatcataaCCAGAGCTTACTGTTTTTGacttattttaattatttataatgttaTTCTGTTTTAtgtcttataaaaaataaatttaatcatTTTTCCGTTCAAATGCATTTTGTGTGTAACTTAGTAATTCTTAAGTTCAAAAAATCGCAATAGCAAGATTAAAACCTATTATTCTAGTATCTATcttataaacattttaaattggtcttattataaatgttttcTCTCATCATTTCATATAAAtcttcattattttttatgatttctTTAATCAAAAGAcacattattataaatataaaataaaatcatgaTGAAGATGTTTTAAACAATCGTAGTTAATAAAGACATTGTTCgttacttttttttctcaaagctttcataattttcaaatttaaagtagatcaaaaataataattaaaaattaatggctaaagtaaaaaatgtattattttttcataaatgaCGTTTATTTGCCAAAAAGATAGTCATAAATTATGTAAACTTAACTACATTTATCccgaaatatttaattaaacgCTATTTTAATTGAAATATGATAACTACACAAATGGTACTATGaatatttcatataatCATTATATGTGCAACCTTTAAAACAAGTTAATAGttatttattatgattTAAACATAGAGAGTGTAAATTATATGCTCACATTGCCTTTTCAGACAATTTAagcatatattttttttgattaaagTTTCATGTCATTATttcattaatattaattctCTATAAATATCGAATTTTATCGAACCCCATGTTTTGGCAAATATTGACTTGTTtaaactttaaatattgtacTGATAcgtttctttttttgaattatcATGATAGAGAGGGATCTCTTTGCGATCTTTATATCGGTGCTTTAGAGGAAGATACTGACACTAAGTTAAATTCAGTGTTTCTATCAACAGAATATGAATGGTATTTGAGAGCTTTTGTGAGTGGTTGCAGGTTCGAAGATGGATTATTTCATATAAGAAATAACTGTATTCACTTACAAAGGGTAGAAAAGGAAGATCATGAAAGTATTAGAAAATTGCCGTTTATTGTTGAAAATAagaatctttttaaaaattttatcgcGTGTAAAGAATATTACAAGTGTAAGATTGAAGTAGAGGACGAAACggaatgttttttttttaaagtcaGTCTAAATAAAACGGACGATTCTCTTACTTGGTGGTTTTCGACATTAATGCCCTTTGAACTGAATAATATGTATGCTGatgttaaattttctacCCCTAAAGTTAGTGTGCTGAAAAATCGTCGTAAAGAAGATGTCTATAATTCAATTATAGAGTTTacttatttgtttttagaaTAAGGTATTGAAATAAATGAGACATCAGATACGGAGGCTAAACAAATTGCTACAAATGGGGGTAGTTCGTCCAACATTGTTTccaaagaagaaaataaagacgaaaaagaaaaaactaaatcTTCTACTTATGTTTCAGAAAAGCCACAATGAAGAAGGACCTGATAAAGCAGAATTGAAAAGAATTGTAGAGAATGCTTTGTCGGGACTATTAACTCATGTTTCAATATCTACTGGCGAACATGTCGACAATGacaataaataattgttCTTTTGggtttttttctttttatgtatttaacTTGAATTTACCCTGAAATCAGtgttactaaaaaatttttcaacatgaaaaattataaatttactatAATTGCCCCAAATTaaacttcattttttattaatttcttttaagaaaaaaatttaaacgaaagagaataaaaatttgacaatGATTATAAcatgttatatattcttatatttctGAACCCcaattatgataaataaatacatggGGGCGATGCCGAATCGTGAGCTAACAAATGTTGGCTGTGGTCAAGAGGCCAGAAGGTTATTAGAAGAGTTTAAGAGGATTGTTTATGGATTAGTATTGTCTGATtatgattttgaaaaaatgtaaagaaGGAGATTTTTGATCTTGGAACTGATGAGTTGAAAGAATTTATGGTTAAGAATATTAAGATTAGAGATCATTGGAAAGTTATGGAAACCAAATTAGAGGAATTGGTTAAAGTACAGGAGGAAAAGGATATGAGATTACGGATGATCGAGGAGGTCACAAAGATGGTGGCAGAGGagattagaaatattagtAGAGAGGAAAGAATATTTGAGAAGAGAAGAACAATATGATGTTATAATTGTTCAAGAATGGGACCAAAATGGGGTTCACCAAACGCAAAAAAAGGAGGAAGAAACTTGCGAGATTGAGGCCGACTTATCGACCTCTGGAGCACAAGAAAGTGTTAATTCACTAGTATTGGAAGGCTACAAACCAGAATGTGAAGTTAGAAGCTTCCGCAAGGCTGGTATTCAGACAGACCAagaattgataaaattctGGTCACGAACAGAGACTTTATTTAACAGAATAAAGATAGAAGAAGGCAAAAATACTAACCAAAGGTATTGTGGGAGAGCTGGGCTGATGGCTAGCCTCGCTTCCTATTGTAAGAGCTCACATGGAGTGACAAGTATTCATCAGGAGTACTTAGATGCCATCTGTGAAGAGCTCAATGAACAGAGATTCAAGCTTAAAAACTTGAAGAAGCAGCACGAGATTGAGATTTCCGTAATGAGAAACCAACTCAACACACAAATTGATGCCCCAAAGGCTTCAAATGAAAGATTAGAGCAGAGAATTGACATGATTCTCactgcaaaaaaaaaagagtgTGAAGAACCAATCACAAAAAAAGCTGATCGTACTgatcaaaaaaaggaaaaggAATAGTTTGGTGTCTTCTCTAAAGCTCAAGATAAAGAGCAAATAAAGGTTACGGGTGAAAGGATCCCATCATCCAATACCATTAATGTGTATTTACGACAGGTAAGCGCTGCCGTAAAAGGAAACAGGAAATTGttgaagaaaaatattcttctaACAGAAAAGACGGAGAATGACTGGACAattatcttaaaaattgtgATATGAAACCAAAGGTTTCAAAAAAAGCTGATGCCTCAAAAACATCAAAAACAGCAGATGCCTATAGGTTTGCCCCATTCCTAGAaggtataaaaaagaacttCAACTGTGATACGAAACAGTTGAAAGTACCCGCTTCAAGTTCTAAaacttgtaaaaaaatgctGAAAGATGATTTGTTACTGTCATCTATAAAAGGTTGTGCGAAGTCGAAATCTATGACTGAGCGCAAATCCAAGATGAAGAAAACATCTTTACCAAAGGCACCTTCTTCTCACATTACGAGGAAGAAACAAACGAATTGGATAGATAAACTATCCAGAGAAGAGTTGCTAGACCTAGCAATAAACGGAAAGAGGCTCAAAGACTGCAAATACAAAATTGTGGTCGCTCATGGTTTCCTCCGAGGGGAACACATTATCAGGAAGACCTGGGCCAAATTAATGGGCATAGAGGAAAAGAACATTCCCCTGGTAAAAGATATTGAAGGCGAGGGCAGAATTTTTCTCATTAGAGATGAGTTCTGCTTTCAAGCTGCAGAAGCTCTTGAGAACGCTTCAGAAAATGTAAGAGTATTAGTTGCCGAAAACGAAGTAGACAATTATATCCATAGGAACAGATCAGCTTtgacaaaaatattcttcGATCTTCGTCAAAATTGGAGGAAGTATGTGCCTGTCGATAAAGCAAtaaaagttataaaaaacggTCTATCTGACAAGCCTACAGTAAGCCATGAAGAGTTCTTTCTATCCGAGTTAAACTTTGAATATCTCGGGAAAGACAGGAAAGTTGATAGTAAACATCACAATAAACAGTGATAAAAATgctattattaaaagatttttattaaataatatatattttaataaaaaacaagttaTACGGCTTATTAGCTGTACCAAAATTAATTGTCTACCCAACAATCACCAAAAGTTAGTAACtttactaataaaaataatggaTGTAAACTGAGATTTAAATCTCATGTCTATATTATGGTAAAAGCTAGAATGCTGAGAACAAGCATTCAAAAGGGGTTGTGTCTAGTTAAAACAATGGCCAACCATATCAATAGAGAAGAACTCCGACAACAGTTAGACAGAGTGTCAACGGGATTATCGTACTCCCTTATCTATACCAGAAAGTATCGCAGAAAAAATGCTAACTTTACCTTCTGCGTAGTCAGAAGGTCAAGAAAAAAGGAAATTTCTGAAGCCATGGATATACTTGGCctagaaatatataaaaaaattctaactCGTGATAGGGTGGAGAATAAAAGAAGATGCAAGTCCATAGAGAAGGCCAAGCTCTATAGTCTTAACATCAACCATTTCTACGGAAAGAATGAGGACTTGGAAATCCTCCTTAAAGTAGAAAAGCCTTAGTCTTGTGTCTTCAAGAAACTTGGAAGAAATCCTTAGGTTCTACGAGACTAGAAAAGTATATGGTGGTGAAGACACCAGCCATAGGAAAGAATCGGCCGGGTCTAATGACTCTAGTCAGAAAAGACGGGGCAGTAAGATTTTCCAAAAAGGGGGATGACGACAATATTCTACAAACTGTCGTTGAATTCAAAACTAGTACGGGATGGACAAAGGTCTTAATAATCAATGTTTACGTTCCACAAGAGAGAGAGTTAAAGGCCGAAACTCTAAGTAAAGTTTTAACCTTCTTAGTATTGAGAAAGATAAAAGAAACTACAAGGAGATTGTAGTGATGGGGGATATGAATACTAGTGATTCTTCCCTCAAAACGAAGCTTGCTATCGCAGGATTAAGCCCTGCAATAAACTATAACAGATTACCAGGGACAAGAATCCTGAGTGATGGACAAGTCTCTAAAAGACGTATTGATACGATATTTAGGGTCTTAATTCAGGACAACGAGAAAGTAACAATCTCTCGAAGATGGACGGTAAGTGATCATCTCTTGCTGAAGAGAATGATATCTCTTCCTTCTCCAGTGAGAGAACGGTCATTTGCCTACAATAGGAAGAAACTTGAGCATCCAGGAATGGAAGCTAAGCTTTCAAGAAAGTTgaatgaaaaaaacattcACACTAGTTGAACTCTCTAGAGTTTTTAAAGACGTTTGTATATCCTCCAAGATATACAGTAAAGTGGGGACATTCAAAGGACTGCCCATCAGATGGAGACACGTAAAtgtctttaaaaatttagatatgCTACTAAGCGTATGCTAACGAATAGGTCCGTAACGTCTGTGCATAGTTACATGTTACTGAAGGATAAGATTGGGGCAACAAAGATAAAAGTTCGGAAAGATCGAGCCAAACTTTGGGCCTTCAAGGGCATTGAGCTCTATAAAAGTAACAGATCCAGAGACTTCTGGAAATGGTTGAAAAGTTCTTCTAACGTCACTGTTGAATTAGACAATGTTTGCTTGAAAGATGTATCAGGCATGGCTCATAACGAGCATAAAAAGAAGTTAGAGATAGCCAATGACTTTTATGCTAATCTAGCTAACTCAATTTCAGACGTTGAAAATGtctatcaaaaaaatatcgaaAGGGATACTCCAGAGAACATCACTATGGAGGAATTATTGAGTTCCACTTTTAACTG of the Vairimorpha necatrix chromosome 9, complete sequence genome contains:
- a CDS encoding putative SP-containing protein; translated protein: MFWQILTCLNFKYCTDTFLFLNYHDREGSLCDLYIGALEEDTDTKLNSVFLSTEYEWYLRAFVSGCRFEDGLFHIRNNCIHLQRVEKEDHESIRKLPFIVENKNLFKNFIACKEYYKCKIEVEDETECFFFKVSLNKTDDSLTWWFSTLMPFELNNMYADVKFSTPKVSVLKNRRKEDVYNSIIELNKLLQMGVVRPTLFPKKKIKTKKKKLNLLLMFQKSHNEEGPDKAELKRIVENALSGLLTHVSISTGEHVDNDNK